Proteins from one Methanofastidiosum sp. genomic window:
- a CDS encoding NADH-quinone oxidoreductase subunit M yields MMIEFILATILIPLAALITGFFIPGLERKVQARIQQRIGPPILTPGFWAVLKFIYKEKIKPNSPMPRLFHSLPIIGIFVMFFAVLFTTSEWSTVNSLGTVVAVVGLLKVIEFLFMAIGSFSRSILSVSMPYADQIKGAVMKGDYRRFFEQQSVLRAFKMITVGSFPLYLAMFVPVVLVKSINFSDIIQFQGFDTSFIYPGGLIDLMYLEKILSLKPILFTFPGMLAGFVYFIGYIMVLNEYPFSIEKAKSDVIEGPSLEYAAWARGGYYVMRESILFVLSSVFITLFIGLPPTLNLPLLLVHCLLCLIMPILFSIVSAFSPIFTFKQVYPVAMGFTALGFLAMVVSLLTVI; encoded by the coding sequence ATGATGATTGAATTTATACTTGCTACAATACTAATTCCTTTAGCAGCATTAATCACTGGATTCTTTATTCCTGGGCTTGAGAGAAAAGTTCAAGCTAGGATACAGCAGAGGATAGGTCCACCAATACTGACCCCAGGATTTTGGGCAGTTTTAAAATTCATATATAAAGAAAAAATTAAGCCAAATTCGCCAATGCCAAGACTATTCCACAGTTTACCCATAATAGGAATATTTGTAATGTTCTTCGCTGTTCTATTCACAACATCTGAATGGAGCACTGTAAATTCACTAGGGACAGTTGTTGCAGTAGTTGGTTTACTCAAAGTAATTGAGTTCTTGTTCATGGCAATTGGTAGCTTTTCAAGATCAATTTTATCTGTTTCAATGCCTTACGCAGATCAGATAAAAGGAGCCGTTATGAAAGGGGACTACAGAAGATTCTTTGAGCAACAGAGTGTCTTAAGGGCATTTAAGATGATCACTGTAGGTTCATTTCCATTATATCTTGCAATGTTCGTACCTGTTGTTTTAGTCAAATCAATTAATTTCTCAGATATTATACAGTTCCAAGGATTTGATACTTCATTTATCTATCCTGGTGGGTTAATTGATTTAATGTACTTGGAAAAAATATTAAGTCTAAAGCCAATTCTATTTACATTCCCCGGCATGTTGGCAGGATTTGTTTATTTCATTGGTTATATAATGGTATTGAATGAGTACCCATTCAGCATTGAAAAAGCCAAATCAGACGTTATTGAAGGTCCATCGCTAGAGTATGCCGCTTGGGCCAGAGGTGGCTACTACGTAATGAGAGAATCAATTCTATTTGTTCTATCAAGCGTTTTCATAACATTGTTTATTGGACTTCCTCCAACTCTAAACTTACCACTGCTCTTGGTACACTGCTTACTTTGCTTGATAATGCCAATATTATTCTCAATAGTATCCGCATTTTCACCAATATTTACATTTAAACAAGTTTATCCTGTTGCGATGGGTTTCACAGCTCTAGGATTCCTTGCAATGGTAGTATCTTTATTGACGGTGATATAA
- the ehbP gene encoding energy-converting hydrogenase B subunit EhbP: MAKFILFPKDVQNMGGYIVENVAKLGYRDIIVGNPTDEPIKVDIPVYNEDVVKSYEALGIIVYRMKPEESLISALDKVKALVKTDTLKDMNYDVPKKKKTTKK, translated from the coding sequence ATGGCAAAATTTATACTATTCCCTAAGGACGTCCAGAATATGGGCGGGTACATTGTAGAAAATGTTGCAAAACTTGGTTACAGAGATATAATCGTTGGAAATCCAACAGACGAACCTATTAAAGTTGATATTCCAGTCTACAATGAAGACGTAGTAAAAAGTTACGAAGCACTTGGGATTATTGTTTACAGAATGAAACCTGAAGAATCTTTAATCTCTGCCCTTGACAAGGTAAAAGCCCTTGTAAAGACTGATACTCTAAAAGACATGAACTACGATGTTCCAAAAAAGAAAAAAACAACAAAAAAATAA